The Methanoculleus marisnigri JR1 genome window below encodes:
- a CDS encoding DNA primase small subunit domain-containing protein, with product MKPATLEFVKQRFAEYYQRQNLTVPSSLEQREWGFIFFDAAAEVRMRRHMAFADREELGAYVKSLVPAHVYYSTAYYQTPSAPTMNEKHWAGADLIFDLDADHIVRGPYAMMLARVKEETEKLLAMLTDELGFDRSQIRLAFSGGRGYHIHVTDIGVRGWGSQERREIVDYVCGIGLDPAAMLMPGGGGTESDLRSDRAGAEGARTGWRRRYAGALRAHLSGLAARDPAEATAYLAGLDGIGKRTAAEFFADIGSLAARAPEELLKNRVVRAIAAAPDFEERLRDAGARADEPVTTDIKRLIRTPGSLHGGSGMRVVPLDIRDFADFDPLVDAVVFGDRDVRVEMKANFSTSLLGNSYSLDAGIRSVPEALAIFLCCRGMAEIAGGA from the coding sequence ATGAAACCCGCGACGCTCGAGTTTGTGAAGCAGAGGTTCGCCGAGTACTACCAGAGGCAGAATCTCACCGTTCCGTCCTCCCTCGAGCAGCGCGAATGGGGATTCATCTTCTTCGACGCCGCGGCCGAAGTCCGGATGCGGCGGCACATGGCGTTTGCCGACCGCGAGGAACTCGGGGCATACGTGAAAAGCCTGGTTCCCGCCCACGTCTACTACTCGACGGCCTACTACCAGACGCCGTCGGCGCCGACGATGAACGAGAAGCACTGGGCCGGCGCCGACCTCATCTTCGATCTCGACGCCGACCATATCGTCCGCGGCCCCTACGCGATGATGCTTGCCCGGGTCAAGGAGGAGACCGAGAAACTGCTCGCGATGCTGACCGACGAACTCGGCTTTGACAGAAGCCAGATCAGGCTCGCCTTCTCCGGGGGGCGCGGCTACCATATCCACGTCACCGACATCGGCGTCCGGGGATGGGGAAGCCAGGAGCGGCGCGAGATCGTCGATTACGTCTGCGGCATCGGGCTCGATCCAGCCGCGATGCTCATGCCGGGGGGCGGCGGGACCGAGTCAGACCTTCGGTCTGACCGGGCGGGCGCCGAAGGTGCCCGCACCGGGTGGCGGCGGCGCTACGCGGGGGCGCTCCGCGCCCATCTCTCCGGGCTTGCGGCCCGCGACCCGGCGGAGGCGACGGCCTACCTTGCGGGGCTCGACGGTATCGGGAAACGGACGGCCGCGGAGTTCTTCGCGGATATCGGCAGCCTCGCCGCCAGGGCCCCGGAGGAACTCCTCAAGAACCGGGTCGTCAGGGCGATCGCAGCCGCACCGGACTTCGAGGAGAGGCTCCGGGACGCCGGGGCGCGTGCGGACGAACCGGTCACGACCGATATCAAGCGGCTGATCCGGACGCCGGGGTCGCTGCACGGCGGCAGCGGCATGCGGGTCGTGCCGCTCGATATCCGGGACTTCGCGGATTTCGATCCGCTCGTGGACGCGGTGGTCTTCGGTGACCGGGACGTGCGGGTGGAGATGAAGGCTAACTTCAGCACGTCCCTGCTCGGGAACTCCTACTCGCTCGATGCAGGGATCCGGAGCGTTCCCGAAGCGCTCGCGATCTTCCTCTGCTGCCGGGGCATGGCGGAGATAGCCGGAGGTGCATGA
- a CDS encoding 50S ribosomal protein L44e encodes MKMPSKFKTYCPFCRNHQVHEVVKVKKGKVRHFNWIDRQKARRSTVGNMGKFNKVPGGDKPTKKINVRYRCTVCGKAHLRPGFRIGKFELTE; translated from the coding sequence ATGAAAATGCCGTCCAAATTCAAGACATACTGCCCGTTCTGCAGGAACCACCAGGTTCACGAAGTCGTGAAGGTAAAGAAGGGCAAAGTGCGCCACTTCAACTGGATCGACCGCCAGAAGGCGCGCAGGAGCACGGTGGGCAACATGGGCAAATTCAACAAGGTGCCCGGCGGCGACAAGCCGACGAAGAAGATCAACGTCAGATACCGGTGCACGGTCTGCGGCAAGGCGCATCTCAGGCCGGGATTCCGGATCGGTAAATTCGAGCTTACGGAGTGA
- a CDS encoding 30S ribosomal protein S27e, producing MVRVNRENRSTFLRVKCPDCENEQVVFERASTVVECTVCGRILAEPHGGKADIKAEIMAVLE from the coding sequence ATGGTCCGGGTAAACAGAGAGAACAGGAGCACATTCCTTCGGGTAAAGTGCCCCGACTGTGAAAACGAGCAAGTGGTCTTTGAGAGAGCGAGTACCGTCGTGGAGTGCACCGTCTGCGGACGTATCCTTGCGGAGCCTCACGGCGGGAAAGCTGATATAAAGGCCGAGATAATGGCAGTACTTGAGTGA
- a CDS encoding translation initiation factor IF-2 subunit alpha — MNEREWPEEGELVVCTVADVKDFAAFVTLDEYNERRGLIPISEIARGWIKYIRDFVREGQKVVCKVLNVDPDRGHIDLSLKDVNEHQRREKIHEWKNEQKAVKWIGFASEASGADRKIIEEAIFREYGQLYPAFEDIVTTGGEAADKLNLDETIKNALITVANENVKVSRVTITGHLILTSARADGVNVIRRALRSAQPKVENVDIDLIYVGAPKYRIKVTAPDYKEAEKAIEKAASAAVGVVERAGGSGKFIRKQKAG, encoded by the coding sequence ATGAATGAGAGAGAGTGGCCCGAGGAAGGAGAACTCGTTGTCTGCACGGTCGCGGACGTCAAGGACTTTGCGGCGTTCGTGACCCTGGACGAGTACAACGAGCGGCGAGGGCTCATACCGATATCCGAGATAGCGCGGGGCTGGATTAAGTACATCCGGGACTTCGTAAGAGAAGGACAGAAGGTCGTCTGCAAAGTCCTGAACGTGGATCCCGATCGCGGCCACATCGATCTCTCGTTAAAAGACGTAAACGAGCACCAGCGACGCGAAAAGATTCACGAGTGGAAGAACGAGCAGAAGGCCGTGAAGTGGATCGGGTTCGCCTCCGAGGCATCGGGAGCGGACAGGAAGATCATCGAGGAGGCAATCTTCCGCGAATACGGTCAGCTGTATCCGGCCTTCGAGGATATCGTCACCACCGGCGGCGAGGCAGCGGATAAGCTGAACCTCGACGAAACGATCAAAAATGCGCTTATCACCGTCGCGAACGAAAACGTGAAGGTCTCGAGGGTGACGATCACCGGACACCTCATCCTGACGTCTGCCCGGGCCGACGGCGTCAACGTGATCCGCCGGGCGCTCCGGAGTGCGCAGCCGAAGGTCGAGAACGTGGACATCGACCTGATCTATGTCGGAGCCCCGAAATACCGGATAAAAGTAACCGCACCCGATTATAAGGAAGCCGAGAAGGCGATCGAGAAGGCGGCAAGCGCCGCCGTCGGCGTGGTCGAGCGGGCCGGCGGCTCCGGCAAGTTTATCCGGAAGCAGAAGGCCGGATAG
- a CDS encoding RNA-protein complex protein Nop10, which translates to MSSRIRRCPHDRRYTLSDLCPVCGRPCRPAHPARFSPEDRYGKYRRAVRGWNTSQ; encoded by the coding sequence ATGAGCAGCCGCATTCGGCGCTGTCCGCACGACCGGAGATATACGCTCTCCGATCTCTGCCCGGTCTGCGGCCGGCCGTGCCGGCCGGCCCATCCGGCACGTTTTTCACCCGAGGACAGGTACGGTAAGTACAGGAGGGCCGTACGCGGATGGAACACGTCACAGTAA